The nucleotide window AGGGGGGATTCCTTTGGTAAGCCCAATATTCCACAGGTTTCGTTCTTGTCGGCATAAGGCGTGTATAGTGTCGCGGATCCGGGTTGCTGGATGAGCTGTGCCGCGAGAGTCAGCCCGGTGCCTGAATTTATTTCTGCGCTAAGCCCTTGAATGTTGGTTGACGGGGCTTTCTATTCACGAATTCGCTTGAATCTTGAACGGTGGGCTGGTATAAAACGCGCCTTTTCCGGGGCTCTAACTTCCCCCGCAAGAAGAATTACGGAGCAAGACAATGTCCAAAGTTTGCCAGGTTACCGGTAAGCGCCCTGTAACGGGCAACAATATTTCGCATTCGCACATCAAGACGAAGCGTCGTTTTGAGCCGAATCTGCACCACCATCGTTTCTGGGTTGAGTCCGAGAAGCGTTTTGTTCGCCTGCGCGTCAGCTCCAAGGGCATGCGCATTATCGACAAGAAAGGTATTGATACCGTTCTGGCCGATATCCGTTCCCGCGGCGAACGCGTTTAAGACAGAATTAAGGAGTTAACCCATGGCTGGTCCGATTCGTGAAAAGATCCGTCTGGTGTCCTCTGCTGGCACTGGTCACTTCTACACCACGACCAAGAACAAGCGTCTCCATCCTGAAAAGATGGAAACCAAGAAGTACGATCCGGTTGTGCGCAAGCACGTTGCCTACAAGGAAGCCAAGATTAAGTAACCCTTGATCTGGCTGCCTGGCAATACGGACTGAAAGAACCCGGCTCTGCCGGGTTTTTTTGTGCCTGTTTGGCAGGATTTGCCATTAATTC belongs to Alcanivorax sediminis and includes:
- the rpmB gene encoding 50S ribosomal protein L28 — encoded protein: MSKVCQVTGKRPVTGNNISHSHIKTKRRFEPNLHHHRFWVESEKRFVRLRVSSKGMRIIDKKGIDTVLADIRSRGERV
- the rpmG gene encoding 50S ribosomal protein L33, translated to MAGPIREKIRLVSSAGTGHFYTTTKNKRLHPEKMETKKYDPVVRKHVAYKEAKIK